GGCCGCAAGTCCAGCGCCGGGTCCGCCTCTGCTCTGGGTTCTTAAAGAGCCCGCGGGCTAGGGGCGGAGCCAGCAGAGGCGCCGAGCCGGGGCCTTCCCTAGTCGAGTGGCCGGAGCGGGCCAGGCTGGGGCGGGGATGGCGGTGGCCATGGTGCAGGTCCCGGCGGCGTCCCGCGCGAGGTGAGGGAGGGCAGTGATAGCCTTGCGGCTCTCTCTTCGCAGGTTCGGTTCTGAGACCCCAGGGATGCGCCTAAGGAGGCGACCCAggggccccacccccacacagCCGGGTTCAGGCCCCACgtgcggggcgggggcggggtccCGCACAAAGACCAGGTGGAGTGGGCTTTCCCCCGGACCCCTCTGGCGGGCGGGTGCGTGCGTGCCTGGTGGCTGTGGAAGGAAAGGCCGGTCTGCCGGCGCCACCGTGGGAGATCCGCCGCTCCTTTGTCCCGGCAGGGCCTCCACCAAGCTTGGGAGAATGCGCTGAGACAAAGTCCAGTAGCCTCACTCTTCTGCTGGGCGGGTGTTAAAAAAGATACCAGCTCTGGGGCTGTGTTCCAGCTTCTCAACTGCTGCATGAGCTGTGCCCTGCCTTACCCAAATGCTATGGTTTCTCAGGACCAAGAGTTCTTAACAGGTTACAGAGTGGGCCTTGGTTTAGGGGCTCTCAGAAACCATGTCTGGGGTGGTAAGCAGCCATGTGTGAGTCTCTGAGCAGTGAGTCCATAGCTCAATTCTTCCAGTTCTCAGAGGGCTCACAGACCTAACAGAAGTTCCTGCCCAGCCTTAGGCCACCTGCTTCAGAAAGGAGCCCTGTGCTCCTGGCAGTGAGTTCCCAGGGTCTTGCCTTCCCTTCAGTGGCCTGTGGTCTCTCAGACCTGTTCTAGCCAGTGACAGCGTTTGAACAACCTTGGGCACAGTGCCCTACACGGTATGGGCTTAGGGTGTGTGGATGGGTTTGGAGTGGGCACCTCCAGGATTCTCTAGCCTAACTTGATCTCTCCCACCCTTCCCACAGTTCCTGAGCTGGTGCCAGGCAGGTGACACTGTCTTCCTGCAGCCCCCAGTATGTGGGCAGGCCTTGGCCCCGCTGTCACACTggccctggtggtggtggtggtggcatgGGCCACGGAGCTCAAGCCCACAGCACCGCCCATCTTTACAGGCCGGCCCTTTGTGGTAGCATGGGATGTGCCCACACAAGACTGTGGCCCACGCCACAAGGTGCCACTGGACCCAAAGGACATGAAGGCCTTTGATGTGCAAGCTTCACCTAACGAGGGTTTCGTGAACCAGAACATCACTATCTTCTACCATGACCGGCTGGGCATGTATCCACATTTCGATTCGATGGGGAGATCTGTGCATGGCGGTGTGCCACAGAACGGCAGCCTCTGGGTACACCTGAAGATGCTAAAGGGACATGTGGAACACTACATTCGTACACAGGAGCCTGCAGGGCTGGCAGTCATCGACTGGGAGGACTGGCGGCCAGTGTGGGTGCGCAACTGGCGGGACAAGGATGTGTACCGCCAATTATCACGCCAGTTGGTGGCCAGTCGCCACCCCGACTGGCCACCAGACCGCGTAATCAAGCAGGCACAATATGAGTTTGAGTTCGCTGCACGGCAGTTCATGCTGGAAACACTGCGATTTGTCAAGGCATTTCGGCCTCGGCACCTATGGGGCTTCTACCTCTTCCCCGACTGTTATAACCACGATTATGTGAAGAACGAGAAAACCTATACAGGCCGTTGCCCTGATGTTGAGGTCTCTCGAAACGACCAGCTGGCCTGGCTGTGGGCCGAGAGCACGGCCCTCTTCCCCTCTGTCTACCTGGAAGAGAAACTCGCTTCCTCCACTCATGGCCGCAACTTTGTCAGCTTCCGTGTTCAGGAGGCCCTTCGCGTGGCTCACACCCACCACAGCAGCCATGCGCTCCCAGTCTATGTCTTCACGCGGCCCACCTATAGCCACGGACTCACAGGGCTTAGCGAGGTATGTGCCTCCCAGGGCCTTGCCTTCTTCCTAGGGAAACGACTGCAAATTCAAGGTACCAGGGGGCCTCCCCGCTCCCTCTGGTCTACCGGCTACTCTGCATCCCCCCACCTCATTCTCTCTCTAATCTGGTGAAAGGGTGGCATTGTtacctccattttgcagataagaaaattgaggcccagagatgctGAGAAATTCACCCAGAGCTTCCCAGCAAAtccagggcagagcagggactTGGGCCTAGCATTCTGACTTTGGACTGCATCCTGAGAGATACATACTAGGCTCAAGCCGCCCCTTGACGTGGGAATCGGAGGCCTAAAGTGGGGATGGGACTGGCTCAAACGTTTAAGGAGAAAGTGAAACTCCTTCTGCCTAGGGGTGATATGGGGAGGACAGGATTGGGGGTGGTCAGCAAGTCGAAACAGGCTAAGGCCTGCCCACccttctgtctgttcttctcaCCCTGTGGTTTCAGTCTTCCCCAGTGACCCTCTCCTTCTCACACAGATGGATCTCATCTCCACCATTGGCGAGAGTGCAGCCTTGGGTGCAGCTGGCGTCATCCTCTGGGGTGATGCGAGGTACACCATGGTAAGTAAGACCCACCCAGCCTACTGGAGCCAAGTGTGCAGGGACAGGCAGAGAGTTTGGGCTTTGGGCTGCAAGTCTCAAAGTGGCCCCCTTGTCTGTCTCTCACCTAAGGCAGCCCCAGTCCCAACAGAGAAGAGCCACCTCTCCTGCTCCCTGGAAAGGGGACTTGTTGTCCCGAACAGCTATGGAGTTCCACCTTGCCCCCCTGCCCTGCTGGGTTCcagcccctacccccaccccctgcttagAAGGAACAGGGACAGTGAGGGCTCAGgcttgtgtgtgcacatgcgtgcaCTGTTAAAAGAAGATAGTCACCACAGTGTGGACGCAGTTTCTATCTGGGCCTGTGAGCTGAGGCAGCTGACCTtgatccctggcctctgcccccagGAAACCTGCCAGCACCTCAAGGATTACCTGACACAGCTGCTGGTTCCCTACGTCGTCAATGTGTCCTGGGCCGCCCAGTATTGCAGCTGGGCCCAGTGCCATGGCCACGGGCGCTGTGTGCGCCGCGACCCCAGCGCTAATACCTTCCTGCACCTCAGTGCCAGCAGCTTCCGCCTAGTGCCTAGCCACGACCCTGATGAGCCCCAGCTTCGACCAGAGGGGGAGCTCAGTCGGGCCGACCGCAACTACCTGCAGACGCACTTTCGCTGCCAGTGCTACTTAGGCTGGGGTGGCGAGCAATGCCAGTGGGACCGTAGGCGGGCAGCTGGGGGTGCCAGTGTGGCCTGGGCTGGGTCCCACCTCACTGGCCTGCTGGCTGTGTCAGCCCTGGCCCTCACCTGGACTTTGTAAGGGTCTCTCACCCGGCTGTCAGCCAAGCTGGCCTCTGCCACAGGGGCTGTGCCAGGCATGTAGAAGCCTGCAAGGGGTGGACAGACTGGAGTCTGGAGGGGCAGAGCCCCTGGGATGCCCAGTAGGGTGTCCATGCCAGCTCCTACCCCCTGTTCTAAGGGGGAGGGGCAGTCCCCTGGGAGGCCCCTTCCTCCTGGCCGTAGGGGAAGAGGGGCACAGCTGGGCCGGGGAGGACCTGACCCTTCTCCCCTGTCCCTGggtagtttattattattattttggggtctcttttgtaaattaaatataagacaacTGCTTCTGTGCTTGGATCGTCTGCACCTGGACCAGGGCATGTACGAGAGATTTCAGGCTCTTCCGTATAAGGTTTGAAGTCAGTTCTGTCACTGTGAGACTCCTCAGCTGCGgacttctcatctgtaaaatgcgtTCACTGGGACCTGGGGGCCCAGAGCTGCCCACTCTAGCTATCCCACTAGGACAGGGACCACTGGGAGTAGAGGGACTCACATTCCACCTCCAACACCGAGGACCTTGCTTTCTCCATATTAATTGGATGGCAGTTAGGTCCAACCTTCTGTTGAACCTATGAACGGGGCTCATTGTGCTGCTCCTCCTTGCCCCTGTACCCTGAGCTGGGCCAGTGCCGTTCGCCTCGCCTTGCCCACCCAAGGAGAAAGTGGAAAGCGGATGTTTGATCTTCCCTGGCTGGGCAGGTAGCCAGACCACccctccatgctgttttcacaGGCAAGGATGTCTCCACCCACCCTtaccaccccccaacccctgctccTAAGGACCATGGATTCCAGCCACACGTACCTCTCCCTGTCTGGGTCAGAGAGAGGCAAGCAAGGCATTGGGATCTGAATCCTGAGGTCCAGTCCCTGTCCCACCATAGAGATGCATGATGGAGGGATGGGGAGGCATCCTCAATGATCAGTTCTGTCCTGGCCATGGGAGAGCACGGCTTTTCCCCAGCTGTCCCAGGGGAGAGAAGTTGGAGCTGGAGCAGTCAGACTAGCTCTGACCTGCTTCACTCCCTCTGTTTCTTAAGCAAGTTACCCCTTCAGCCATCAAACCTATACCTGGGGTCCTGTTGTCCATACCAGTGATGACTCAGCCCCCACACTCGGGAAACACCTGCTCTGGGGAGACAGACTCAAGAGGCAGCCAGCAGTGAGGAGGGCACCCCAGCCACAAGGACTTAAGGGAAGTGTCCTTGAGGAAATGATTTCTACATTGAGTTTTAAAAGGTGAGGAGGAAACTCAGTGCTAGGAACAAAGTATGGGTAAAGGCTGGGGAAGTTCAGAACACTGATGGGGACACAGAGTTTGAGGCTGGGGTGTGACTGGGAGCCTGCtgcaggcagaggcaggaggggcagcCCTGGAACAGCCCCAAGCCTAATTGTGTCTGATGGCAGTGACTGTCTCACCTGTTCGGTGAACACACTGAGCACACACACatgccagggctgggctgggtccCAGGGAGGCAGTCATGAACCACACCAACAAAGACCCCATCCTCAGGGGGATGACAGTGTAAAGGGAGATGCTGGATAGTGGAGAGCGCTTCCCAGAGAAGCATCCAGGTGAGGGAATGGTGTGATTAGAGCCTGGAGAAGCAATCCCCACCAAATGGATCTCAATTCAGGTTGTAAAGCAATCCTCCATCCCCCTGTCTGCTGATGGCAGAGAATGGAGAGAGCAGGGCTGGGTGGAAGCCCTGGGAGGGCGATGGCAGAGCACATGGTGGAGGAGGATGCCGAGGTGGGAGGGTTCCCAGCTGCTTGTGGCTGAGTTGGAGAGAGGTCTGCTGGAGAAGAGTGAGATTCAGGGGTTGGTCAATAAGGCCGCAAGGTGATAGAGTCAGTAGAGGGAGGGCAAGGAAGGGGGAGCTGTGACCTATCTCCCCCACACCTGTGACTTCCCTACCTGTGACCCCCACACACAGCTGTGACCTTACCTGCTTAGCTGTGACCCCCTACATACCTGTAACCCCCTATATGCAAAGCTGATTCCCCTACTTGTGTGACCCTACACAGCTCTTACCTTTCCCAAACCTCTATGACCTCTACACTGCTTGTGACCTGTACCTACCCTCCCATGACCCTCCATACAAACCTGTGACCACCTCACATCACTTCCCCAGGAGGACCTGGAAGACAGCCTTGGGAAAAGTACAACTTGGGAACAGAGCAGCAGGAACAGCTGTCCTATGGGTGGGGTGATGGGGAGTGAGGTGACTCAGGGGCCTGAGGTAACACAACCCGAGAGAGCAGGCATTGCTGCACCGGGAAGCTGGACTGACCTCCCatctccaccacacacacacacacacacacactcactcactcactcactacTGGAACCAATCCGACCAGTCCAGCTCCGCAGGAGCAGGCCTGTGGCAGGGCCCTGGGTGGAGGATGGCTTCAAGCCCCAGAGCTGCTTCTGCTATTCCACCATCATCGCTTCTCCATGGGGCTGAGTTGAGCTAGAGAATGCTGGCCTGCTGGTTGGCCCGGTTGTGCCAATTGCAGCCCTAGGTCTCTGGGAGTAACCTCAGAGTTACCCCAGTTTTGGGAGGTAGCATGGAGCCTTGGGGAGGGGGTCGGGGCTACCTCATGTTCTCctgtcccctcagcccctggagTTCTGCCAGGCTCTGTAACATTAATGGTCATCATTCTGGGACCCTGCTTTCTGAACAAGAGCCGTAGCTACCACCTCTGTGGCTAGATCCCATGTTTGGGTCGTGGCTGATGTGCCCACAGCCCCCAGTACCCTGGGCCCTCCTCCCCGTTAGCCCTGCCAGCTTCATTCTAGCGAGCCTGGACGGACCAATCCAGATGATAGCCAACTGGGTCACTGCTCCAGTGACCACTGTGCCAGAGAGCCAAGACCTCAGATTCAGACTGAGCTGTAGATCCCAGCCGTGCTTTCACCTGGGCCTGGGACATGAGGTTTCCTTCACCCCACCCTGGCAGGCAAGCCTGGGCCTGGGCACTTAGCAGGTCTGTTACTAGCTTCTGAATCAGCAAGCAAGCAAGTGAAATCACAAAGGGATGAACAAACATGCCATCACTGATATGCCTGTGCTCATACCATGATCACACAAACACAGGATTTCATGCTCGTAAGACAACAGGGTTCCATTCTCACATACACAAACACTCTACTGGAGTTTGTGGGGAAGCCCCGATGTCCAGTAACTGGGGCTTCACCAAGACATGGTCCCTGACCCAGCACGTATACAAATGGGGAAATGCAGCCCTGACTTCAGGAACACAGTGCCTTTCAGACACAGGTCCCTAGAGCAGGGATGACTTACCCACTGGGCACAGTAGGCACAGGGCCACAGTATTTAGATGGGccccaaaatattttaatttaatcttttttgaTTATAAGAGAAGTTTATAATAATGACTATATAATAATGAACTCAGTCTGGATTATACCTACCAATATAGttgtaaaatatattctaaaatattttttggatgaAGGGGCCAACAAAGGCAAACATGCCTAAGGTCCATAGACGTCCTAACACAGCCATGCAGGGAAGTACACTCCCTGGCTGTACCATCCTGAGGCACCTAGACTCCAGTATCACAGACAGGCCTGCCCCGTTAAATCTGCCACCCAGACAGCCTCCCTGCACTGCCTCCCCCCAACCATGCCAAAGAAAGCCACAAAGTCCAGCTCCAGCTGACAGAGTGGGAGGGGCCACTTCCGGCCCAGCCCCACGTCCTAGGGAGGGCACTTTGCTAGGAGTGCAGACATGGCTGGGCTGTCTGGCCCAGCCCTCCAACCCAGGGCCCACCCCCTCAGCCCGCCCCCAGACTGGGTGGAGTGACCCCTACAAAAGCTCAGAGTTTCCAGCAGCAGCTTCTTCCTCCAAGAGTCCTGGTGCAGCTGGAGCCAGAGTTAAGGAACAGAATCTTGCTGAGCTGGGCCTTGGCCCGCACCACCCTGGGGTCAGGAAGTTTGGAGAATGAGGCCCTTCAGCCCTGAGGTCAGCAGGGACAAGTGGGCAGACTGGCGGGCGTACAGGAGGGCTGGGCTGACCTTTCCTTGGTCACTGAGCATCCCCTCCTCCAGTGGCTGGCCAGGATTCCTGGGGGAAGAGACAGGAAAGActccctggcccctgcccccaccagttGGTCAGCCTGGGGGCTGAGGGCCTGGCTCTCAGCTCGTCTTCTCAAAACAGATGCCATGGCTTCTGTGGCCCTCGGGAAAGAGGGGGTGGGCGAATTGAGGCCAAGGGGAGGCCTGTGGGAGACAAGGGGCAGAGGTCCAGCCCAAGAGGCAACGTGGATGTGCCGTCTAGTGGCCATGTTCCCCTCAAGGGTAACTCTGACCTCCCTGAGCCCTGCAGGTCAATATTTACCTGAAGTCAGAACAGGGGTGGATTAATGAGCAAGGGGCTTGGCCTGCCTGCCCTCAGTAGGGGTCAGAGAGTTCTAGGCCCGCTCTCAGCTCTACCTCCCTTGGCCAGGTTTCCCTAGACCTGCCCTGGGCCATGGCAGCCCACCTGCTTCCCATCTGCACCCTCTTCCTGAACTTGCTCAGCATGGCTCAAGGCTCCAGGGGCCCTGTGGTACCCAACCGGCCCTTCACCACCGTCTGGAACGCAAACACCCAATGGTGTCTGGAGAAACACGGCGTGGACGTGGATATCAGTGTCTTTGATGTGGTGGCCAACCCGGGGCAGGACTTTCGCGGCCCTAACATGACCATTTTCTACAGCTCCCAGCTGGGTACCTATCCTTACTACACGTCTGCTGGGGAACCCGTGTTTGGTGGCCTGCCTCAGAATGCCAGCCTGGATGCCCACCTGGTCCGCACATTCCAGGACATCCTGGCCGCCATGCCTGCATCTGACTTCTCAGGGCTGGCGGTCATTGACTGGGAGGCATGGCGCCCACGCTGGGCCTTCAACTGGGACACCAAGGAAATTTATCGGCAGCGCTCACGGTCTCTGGTACAGAGGCAGCACCCCTACTGGCCAGCTCCTTTGGTGGAGGCAGCAGCTCAGGACCAGTTCCAGGGGGCTGCACAGGCCTGGATGGCAGGCACCCTCAAGCTGGGGCAAGCACTGCGGCCTCATGGCCTGTGGGGCTACTATGGCTTCCCTGACTGCTATAACTATGACTTTTTAAACCCCAACTACACAGGCCAGTGCCCACCAAGTATCCGTGCCCAGAATGAccagctggggtggctgtggagCCAGAGCCGTGCCCTCTACCCCAGCATCTACATACCTGCGGCCATGGAGGGCACAAGGAAGGCACAGATGTATGTGCGGCACCGAGTGAGTGAGGCATTCCGTGTGGCTGTGGGTGCTGGGGACCCTAGTCTGCCGGTGCTGCCCTACGTCCAGATCTTCTACGACATGACTAACCACTTTCTGCCCCTGGTAAGTCTCCTGTGACCCTGCCCATGTCATAGCCTACCTTGTCTGGCATTAGTCCAACAACTGAGGCCACACAGCCCTGGGGCACTTTAGCCTTAGGGCACCTTCATCAATTCCCTCTCACAGtctttgagcacctgctgtgtgccaagaTCTGCTCGGCACAGACTCAGCATTCATCAGAGAGTCCCTGCCTGCAGGGCACTCACAGGCTAGAGTCAGGGCAAGCCTGCCTCTGGCCACTAGGGTTAGAGCAGCCCCAGGTGGGGGTTATGAATGATTTGTCCTATCCAATAGTGTCATGTCAGTctgctgtggggagggagggaggccccaCAGAGCTATGCTGTCCTTTCTCCAGGAGGAGCTGGAGCACAGTCTGGGGGAGAGCGCAGCCCAGGGGGCGGCAGGAGTGGTGCTCTGGGTGAGCTGGGAGAACACGAGAACCAAGGTGAGCTCAGGCCCaggatgggggtgagggtgggggcaggggtggggctgccaGGCTGACCGGGGAGATGCTGGCCCACCGTTTACCCTTGCAGTCCTGGCTGATTCGCAGGTGAATGCCTCGATGCCCTAGCTGGGCCCATGCCTGGCCGTGATGTCCCTGACACATCCCTTCCCACCTAGGAGTCATGCCAGGCCATCAAGGAGTATGTTGACACGACGCTGGGGCCTTTCATCCTGAATGTGACCAGCGGGGCGCTTCTGTGCAGTCAAGCCCTGTGCTCTGGCCATGGCCGCTGCGTCCGGCGCCTCAGCCACCCTGAGGCCCTCCTCAACTTCAACCCCACCAGTTTCTCCATCAAGCCCATGCCTGGTGGTGGACAGCTGACCCTACGAGGTGCCCTCTTACTGGAGGATTGGGGGCAGATGGCTGAGAAATTCAAATGTCGCTGCTACCGTGGGTGGAGAGGAACATGGTGTGAGCAGCAGGGCATGTGGTGATTGGCACATGCACACCTTGAGTACCTAGTGCACTCTGGGACTGGCTGTGGCTCTCTCAAGTACAGGCAGTCACACATATCATGGTCACAGTCAGAAGTACACTCAGCCAGTCATGAGCCTATGCCAGCACATGCACACGTGCTTACAGACCAGGATAGTTGCATAAGGAGTTAGAGCCTTGGAAACCCACCCAGCATGgtcaaaaatatttcttccagAGACACTGAGCAAGTCTTTAAACTTAAGCCATCGTAAGAACTGACATTCATTGGACGTCTACTCTTTCCAAGTCCTGTGCTAAGCCTTTTAAGTAGGCTAACTTAATTGTGCAATCCTAACACGACGttatgaggaaacaggcacacacAGGGAGGGTAAGCACtttgcccaaggttgcacagccaGAAAATGAAGGCACTGAGATTCAAACCAGGCTGCCTGGCTATAGAGGCAGAACCCTTTGGCCCCTATTGTGTGTTGATGGTAAACAGCCCTGCGCAACCTGAATCCGCTCAGAAGTATCAGCCTTGCAAATAAAGCTGACATGACTCTTGCTTCAAGAGCTGTTTATGGAGCGCGTAATACGTGCAGGCGCTGGGATCCAGAAGGCACAAGAAAAGTTCTCTCACTCAGAGCTGATGTCTGTCCGAGGGCGGCTACTTCCCAGGGTGGGGCCCAGATTCCAGGAGGAAGTTCCACCTGACCAGTCGCACCCTGGACTGGGGCAGAAGCCCCACGTGAGCTGAGACAAAGCGGAGCAGAGGCGAGACCTATCTGAgcctggggcggggcggggcggggcgaggcgaGACAGAAGCCCAGCCAACCCGAGACAGAGCCCGCGCTCAGTCGGAACTCACTGGGCCTCGATAAGCAAGGACAGGCGGGGCAGAGGTGGAGCCAGGGCAGAGGCCCGATCTGCGTTGGGGTAGTGTCATGACACTcacggccgggggcggggcctagGCGGCGGCCGCGCAACCCGGGAGACACCGGAAGTGGTGCGCCGCGGGCCGTGACGGCTGCAGTGCGACCGCCGCACCGCTAGGGGCCAGCGCGGGCGGCCGGAGGAGTCCGAGACAGAGAGCGAGATACCGATTCGTGCGGATCGTGGACGCGGAGCATCCCGGAGTACGGCGTCAGCATGTCAGTAGTGCCCCCTCCCCACGCTCGGCGTGTTCGTCTTCATTGTCTCCCGCTCTTCGCGTCTGCCATGCGTACTGTCCTCAAGTGACTCTGCCGCCCTGCATGCCCTCTTTGCGTCTATCTTTCCCTCCCAGAGCATGCCGAGCCACACCCAC
The genomic region above belongs to Camelus bactrianus isolate YW-2024 breed Bactrian camel chromosome 17, ASM4877302v1, whole genome shotgun sequence and contains:
- the HYAL1 gene encoding hyaluronidase-1 isoform X1, which codes for MWAGLGPAVTLALVVVVVAWATELKPTAPPIFTGRPFVVAWDVPTQDCGPRHKVPLDPKDMKAFDVQASPNEGFVNQNITIFYHDRLGMYPHFDSMGRSVHGGVPQNGSLWVHLKMLKGHVEHYIRTQEPAGLAVIDWEDWRPVWVRNWRDKDVYRQLSRQLVASRHPDWPPDRVIKQAQYEFEFAARQFMLETLRFVKAFRPRHLWGFYLFPDCYNHDYVKNEKTYTGRCPDVEVSRNDQLAWLWAESTALFPSVYLEEKLASSTHGRNFVSFRVQEALRVAHTHHSSHALPVYVFTRPTYSHGLTGLSEMDLISTIGESAALGAAGVILWGDARYTMVSLDLPWAMAAHLLPICTLFLNLLSMAQGSRGPVVPNRPFTTVWNANTQWCLEKHGVDVDISVFDVVANPGQDFRGPNMTIFYSSQLGTYPYYTSAGEPVFGGLPQNASLDAHLVRTFQDILAAMPASDFSGLAVIDWEAWRPRWAFNWDTKEIYRQRSRSLVQRQHPYWPAPLVEAAAQDQFQGAAQAWMAGTLKLGQALRPHGLWGYYGFPDCYNYDFLNPNYTGQCPPSIRAQNDQLGWLWSQSRALYPSIYIPAAMEGTRKAQMYVRHRVSEAFRVAVGAGDPSLPVLPYVQIFYDMTNHFLPLEELEHSLGESAAQGAAGVVLWVSWENTRTKESCQAIKEYVDTTLGPFILNVTSGALLCSQALCSGHGRCVRRLSHPEALLNFNPTSFSIKPMPGGGQLTLRGALLLEDWGQMAEKFKCRCYRGWRGTWCEQQGMW
- the HYAL1 gene encoding hyaluronidase-1 isoform X2 yields the protein MWAGLGPAVTLALVVVVVAWATELKPTAPPIFTGRPFVVAWDVPTQDCGPRHKVPLDPKDMKAFDVQASPNEGFVNQNITIFYHDRLGMYPHFDSMGRSVHGGVPQNGSLWVHLKMLKGHVEHYIRTQEPAGLAVIDWEDWRPVWVRNWRDKDVYRQLSRQLVASRHPDWPPDRVIKQAQYEFEFAARQFMLETLRFVKAFRPRHLWGFYLFPDCYNHDYVKNEKTYTGRCPDVEVSRNDQLAWLWAESTALFPSVYLEEKLASSTHGRNFVSFRVQEALRVAHTHHSSHALPVYVFTRPTYSHGLTGLSEMDLISTIGESAALGAAGVILWGDARYTMVSLDLPWAMAAHLLPICTLFLNLLSMAQGSRGPVVPNRPFTTVWNANTQWCLEKHGVDVDISVFDVVANPGQDFRGPNMTIFYSSQLGTYPYYTSAGEPVFGGLPQNASLDAHLVRTFQDILAAMPASDFSGLAVIDWEAWRPRWAFNWDTKEIYRQRSRSLVQRQHPYWPAPLVEAAAQDQFQGAAQAWMAGTLKLGQALRPHGLWGYYGFPDCYNYDFLNPNYTGQCPPSIRAQNDQLGWLWSQSRALYPSIYIPAAMEGTRKAQMYVRHRVSEAFRVAVGAGDPSLPVLPYVQIFYDMTNHFLPLEELEHSLGESAAQGAAGVVLWVSWENTRTKVNASMP
- the HYAL1 gene encoding hyaluronidase-1 isoform X4: MWAGLGPAVTLALVVVVVAWATELKPTAPPIFTGRPFVVAWDVPTQDCGPRHKVPLDPKDMKAFDVQASPNEGFVNQNITIFYHDRLGMYPHFDSMGRSVHGGVPQNGSLWVHLKMLKGHVEHYIRTQEPAGLAVIDWEDWRPVWVRNWRDKDVYRQLSRQLVASRHPDWPPDRVIKQAQYEFEFAARQFMLETLRFVKAFRPRHLWGFYLFPDCYNHDYVKNEKTYTGRCPDVEVSRNDQLAWLWAESTALFPSVYLEEKLASSTHGRNFVSFRVQEALRVAHTHHSSHALPVYVFTRPTYSHGLTGLSEMDLISTIGESAALGAAGVILWGDARYTMETCQHLKDYLTQLLVPYVVNVSWAAQYCSWAQCHGHGRCVRRDPSANTFLHLSASSFRLVPSHDPDEPQLRPEGELSRADRNYLQTHFRCQCYLGWGGEQCQWDRRRAAGGASVAWAGSHLTGLLAVSALALTWTL
- the HYAL1 gene encoding hyaluronidase-1 isoform X3 encodes the protein MWAGLGPAVTLALVVVVVAWATELKPTAPPIFTGRPFVVAWDVPTQDCGPRHKVPLDPKDMKAFDVQASPNEGFVNQNITIFYHDRLGMYPHFDSMGRSVHGGVPQNGSLWVHLKMLKGHVEHYIRTQEPAGLAVIDWEDWRPVWVRNWRDKDVYRQLSRQLVASRHPDWPPDRVIKQAQYEFEFAARQFMLETLRFVKAFRPRHLWGFYLFPDCYNHDYVKNEKTYTGRCPDVEVSRNDQLAWLWAESTALFPSVYLEEKLASSTHGRNFVSFRVQEALRVAHTHHSSHALPVYVFTRPTYSHGLTGLSEMDLISTIGESAALGAAGVILWGDARYTMVSLDLPWAMAAHLLPICTLFLNLLSMAQGSRGPVVPNRPFTTVWNANTQWCLEKHGVDVDISVFDVVANPGQDFRGPNMTIFYSSQLGQCPPSIRAQNDQLGWLWSQSRALYPSIYIPAAMEGTRKAQMYVRHRVSEAFRVAVGAGDPSLPVLPYVQIFYDMTNHFLPLEELEHSLGESAAQGAAGVVLWVSWENTRTKESCQAIKEYVDTTLGPFILNVTSGALLCSQALCSGHGRCVRRLSHPEALLNFNPTSFSIKPMPGGGQLTLRGALLLEDWGQMAEKFKCRCYRGWRGTWCEQQGMW
- the HYAL1 gene encoding hyaluronidase-1 isoform X5, which produces MRPFSPEVSLDLPWAMAAHLLPICTLFLNLLSMAQGSRGPVVPNRPFTTVWNANTQWCLEKHGVDVDISVFDVVANPGQDFRGPNMTIFYSSQLGTYPYYTSAGEPVFGGLPQNASLDAHLVRTFQDILAAMPASDFSGLAVIDWEAWRPRWAFNWDTKEIYRQRSRSLVQRQHPYWPAPLVEAAAQDQFQGAAQAWMAGTLKLGQALRPHGLWGYYGFPDCYNYDFLNPNYTGQCPPSIRAQNDQLGWLWSQSRALYPSIYIPAAMEGTRKAQMYVRHRVSEAFRVAVGAGDPSLPVLPYVQIFYDMTNHFLPLEELEHSLGESAAQGAAGVVLWVSWENTRTKESCQAIKEYVDTTLGPFILNVTSGALLCSQALCSGHGRCVRRLSHPEALLNFNPTSFSIKPMPGGGQLTLRGALLLEDWGQMAEKFKCRCYRGWRGTWCEQQGMW
- the HYAL1 gene encoding hyaluronidase-1 isoform X6 — its product is MEGTRKAQMYVRHRVSEAFRVAVGAGDPSLPVLPYVQIFYDMTNHFLPLEELEHSLGESAAQGAAGVVLWVSWENTRTKESCQAIKEYVDTTLGPFILNVTSGALLCSQALCSGHGRCVRRLSHPEALLNFNPTSFSIKPMPGGGQLTLRGALLLEDWGQMAEKFKCRCYRGWRGTWCEQQGMW